CTGACGGAAGCCGAAGAGCTCGACGCCACGAAACTGAACGACATGAAGACGGCGCTCGACGAACTGCGCATCGTCGACGTGCGCCGCAAGCCTGCCGGCCTGAGCAGCATGCTCAAGTCGGAAGGCGAGGGACGCATCGATCAGCAGGCCCTCCTCTCGCTCATGAGCAAGGGCTTCTACGTCACGCAAGATGGCTCGCTGCTGTCGAACGAAGGCGAGATCGTCACCACGCTCAAGGACGGCGTTGAATACGTCTTGCGGTTCGGAGAGATCGCCACCGGCACCGAGAGTGACGAGGCCAAGCCGGCCGAAGGGGAAGAACCGCTCGCCACCGTCCACGAGACCGGTCCGAATCGTTATCTGATGCTCACCGTGGGCTTCAATCCGAATAAGATCCCGCCGCCGCAGTTGGAAGAGGTTCCGCCCGCGCCGGGGGCCGCCGCGCCCGAAGGCGAACAGCCCGCCGAGGGAGAGACCCCACCCGCCGCCGAGGAAACGCCCGAGCAAAAGGCCGCCCGCGAGACGATCGAGCGCGAGAACAAGCGCAAGCAGGACGAATACGAAACCAAAATCAAGGACGCGCAGAAGAAGGTCAAGGAGCTCAACGACCGCTTCGCCGACTGGTACTACGTCATTCCGAACGACGTCTATCGCAAGATCAGGCTCTCGCGCGACCAGGTGGTCAAGAAGCCCGAGCCGGACGAGATCAAGAGCGACGCCGACGAGCTCAAAAAGCTCAAGGAAGCCGGACTCGAAGCGTCGGGCGCCGAAGAGGCTACGCCCGAGGAAGAGACCAGGCCCGCAGAACCTGCCGAGCCGGCGCCCGTCGAAGAAGCAACTCCAGCGGCAGAAGCGCCGGCCGCGGAAGCCACCGAAGCTCCCCAACCGCAGTAGTGGTCAGGGGTTAGTGGTCTGCCATCTTTTGGCCGTGTACGTTCCCGCTCGGTGGGTGGCAATTCGGGCAAGACAGGCAGTCGTCACAAAGTGATTCCTTTCCATTGACGTTGCCTGGCAATGGCGACCGCGAGTAATATCCGCCCCTCGTCGGGCGCCCGTTCGGGCCTGCTCGAGACGCCGCGCAGGAAGCGTTGGCGAACAGGGGATCGAAAGGAGTCGTGTCCCGTATGCAGTCGGGTCCCATCGTGTTAGTGCGCGCCGTCGTCATGCTGACCTGTATGATCGTTGTCCCGCTGGTGGCGATCTTTTGGAAGCATTGGCCCGAGGCGATCGACCTTGCCCGCCAGGGAGAATGGTCCGAATTGGCCGACATGGGGCTGAAGATCGTCACGCAGTCGGGTCCACAACCATCGACGACCCACGAACCCTCGCAAGAGGCCCCCGCGTTTGCCGCAGACGCCTCGAGCGCTGCTGCCCTGGCCGCGAATGCCAGCTCCGCCCCAGCGACGACAGCGGCGCTGGGGGCGAATCCTCCGGCCGCGTTGACCTCGGCCCCGCCGCAGATGCTGTCCGAGATGACGGTTAACAACTTCTCACCACCAGCCCAAGCACCGCCAGCGGTCGCCACGGTCGGCTACACGGCGCCCGTCGGCGGTAGCGCCATGA
The nucleotide sequence above comes from Pirellulales bacterium. Encoded proteins:
- a CDS encoding DUF4340 domain-containing protein; the encoded protein is MSENVKTVTFVVAALVVGLVAWSSLPAAPQQDSDTLVGQFLSPDFTDPLAGASLEIIDFDEEKAEPSIFKVEQVNGRWALPSHSNYPADADKQMAHAAASLIDLEILRVDPVTQSDFELYGVVDPTSASIGAGGIGKKITLKDKAGKTLTELIVGKEVEGQPGIRYVRVPNRDVLFQVKFDPSKLTTRFAEWIEDDLLKLNPWDVEDVVIDNYSIDEAQGRRIQGDVVKLTYNDKEAQWKLDGLTEAEELDATKLNDMKTALDELRIVDVRRKPAGLSSMLKSEGEGRIDQQALLSLMSKGFYVTQDGSLLSNEGEIVTTLKDGVEYVLRFGEIATGTESDEAKPAEGEEPLATVHETGPNRYLMLTVGFNPNKIPPPQLEEVPPAPGAAAPEGEQPAEGETPPAAEETPEQKAARETIERENKRKQDEYETKIKDAQKKVKELNDRFADWYYVIPNDVYRKIRLSRDQVVKKPEPDEIKSDADELKKLKEAGLEASGAEEATPEEETRPAEPAEPAPVEEATPAAEAPAAEATEAPQPQ